The DNA segment ATGGCGGAGGAATCCCAGCGGATCATGGGATTTCATCACCATGTCCATGCCCTCCATCGCCGTGGCGATATCGTCCAGGGAGGTCTTGATCGTTGCCTGCGAAGACTCCGGGGAAAGCTTTGCCGCCTGCGCCTCCACCGCCGCCGGATCGCCATTGAGCCACAGGTAGGCCAGCAGCTCGGACAGGCCTTCCGGCTCGCTCATCCACAGCGGCTGCCAGCGCGCCCGTTTCGCCACGCCCTTTTCCTCCAGATGTTCGCCCAGCGACTTCGCCGCTTCTCCGAGCAGGCCCTCGTCCTCTTCGCCGCCCTCGATGAGCACCACCAGCTCGTTGTTCCGGGAGAACGCCTCGTGGAAAACCTTCAGCCCTTTCACCTCGGGCAGGTTTCCCGGCAGCATCGAAAGGATGTCCGTGTCAAACCGGAGCCGCATCAGCCCCGCGGTCGCCACGAGGATCGAAACGACAAGCAGGATCGGCAGTGCCAGACGGCGGAGCATGCGCCGAACTCAAGCGGACCGCGCCCCATCCGGCAATGCGGTTCCTCGGGACCGCCTGCGTCCGGTCAGCAGCAAAGTTCCCCCCGCGATGGCGAGCATCCCGCCGGAGGGTTCCGGGACAGGCGTCCAACCGGTGATATCGTAGTTGATGCCCTGATATGTGATCAGGGAGAGCGATCCGCTCGAAAGGAAATTGGGATCGGTGAAGGAGATGGACCACAACCCCGCCTCGTTCTCGATGAGCAAAGGGTTGTCGCCGAAGGTGCCGCCCGTAGAGGAGACGAGGCTCCATGTCTCCTGATCCGTGGCCGGGGAATTCCCAAGAAGCACGAGGAAACTCCCGGAATAGGAAGTGAGACTTCCCAGGGAATCGCTGAAGCCGGAAAGGGAGCCGGTGGAAAGGACGTTGTTGCCAGTGACGGCCAGAGTCCCTTCGGAAAGCGTCAGGGTTCCGCTGCTCGATCTGACGACGCTCAAGGTGCCCCCGCTCACCACTCCGCTGCCAATGAGGGAAACTCCACTTCCTGCGATGGTGAGAGCTCCGGAGGATCCGTATTCAGCCGGATACACCGCCGCAAAGGAGCCGCTGAAACTCGCGGCATGCGAGACCGTGGTGGCGGCAAGCAGGAAACCGAAAAGCGGGGCTGTCAGCGCGGAGCGGTACATTTCTGACGGAACTCTGTGGAAACAGGGCGGTTCAGGCAAGCAGCTTCTGGCCTTCCATGCCGGAGTTTGTCCTTGTCAGCCGTGACGGTTCCGTGACGGTCCCCACGATGTTTTCTCCAAGGAATGCGATCGATCGGGCACGGAGGGTGGGTGAGACCGGCCCCGTGGCACCGTCGGCGGAAGCGTTGGTGACCAAGTTTGCCCTCCGTCTCCCGCTCTCCGACTCAGGAGGGAGAAGATCTTTCATTGGTGGGCGGCTGATCCCCAGTCTCTCCGACTGAAGGCGGATGTCTTCAACCTGCGATCGAACACCCCGGTACGACATGCCACGGAGAATGTGGCGCTGGCCTTCGTCTTGGGGAGGGCGGAAGGCGTTGATACCGGGTTGTGTTGCCCGCTTTTCGATCCGTCCGGCACGGCCGGTTGGGAGCCTTTTTTGGATGGCGGCGGTTCCGTCAAGCCGTCCGCTGCATCGGGCGTTGGGTCTTGAAGGAGTGCTCGATCTCGCGCAGTTCCGACTGTCCGAGCGAGCGGACCAACCTCTGGAAGCGGAGTCGTGCCCCGGTGGCACCCGTTTGCGCCGCCTGTCGGTAGAGGAAGTAAAGCCTCCGGTTGTTGTCCAGTGAGTGGATCAGTTGGTTCAGCGAAACGAATTCGCCGGGAATCCCCGAAATGGGGCGGCGGATCTTGCTCTTCGGTGGGGGGACCAGCATCGGGGCGAACCGGGTTTCTTTGGTTTTTCCGGACATGTGTGTGGTTTCTGGAAACGGGTGATGGGTGGGAACCGTTGGACAGACGGCTTTCGTGTGTGGCTGACTCTTTCTCCCATGGATTTGTTAGCAGCACCATCGGACCTAGGACGGAGCAACGGGGTGGTGTGACTCCGACTTTGGGAGGACTTATTTCCGTATTAATCGGGGTTTCCAGATGCGGGATGTTGTGCTAGCCCTCTGTCTAACAAGGCATGAGTCCAGCGTCCCGACCCTACAGTGAGCATCTCGACAGCCTCATCGAGCGGATCGGGGTGGAGCCGCTGGGAGACATCATCGGGCAGTTGCTCAAAATAAGCGCCACCACCCTGAGGGTGGAGAGGGTGAGTTACTGGACCATCCGGGATGGGGGAAAGGCGATCCACAGGGAACACCAGTACTATCTCTCAACGGATGAACTGGATTCCTCCAGCCTGCTCCTCACGGACGGGATGCTGCCCGTTTATTTCTCATCCCTGCACCAAGGGATGAGCCTGATCGTCTCACCGGACGCGAAGACTGACCCCCGCCTCCTGGAGTTTCAGCAAGGGGAGTTCGGTTACCTTGGCATCGGCGCCATGCTGGACGCACCTGTCCACCGGCAGGGGCGCCTGACGGGCATCATCTGCCATGAACATCTGGGCGGACCACGGGAATGGAGCGCGCGGGACATTGATTTCGCCCGCCATGTCGCCCAGTGGATCGCCCTGGCAATGGAGATCGACGACCGGCAGCAGACCAAGGAGGCGCTCCGTGAGAGTGAGGAGCGCTATCACCTCGCCATGGAGCATTCCCCGACCCCCACGGTGGTCGTGGACATCAGGACCGGCCTGTTCGTGGATGGGAATGCCAGCGCGTTGACCTTCTTCGGGGTGGACCGTGCGACGCTCATGAAACATTCCCCGGAGGATTTCAGCCCGGAGACCCAGCCGGACGGACTGCCGAGCAGGGAGACGTCGAGGGGGCACATCGAAAGGGCCCTAGCGGGGGAGCATCCCAGCTTCGAGTGGATCCACCAGAACATCCATGGGGATGAAATCCCCACGTATGTCCATCTTTCCTCCCTGCCTGACGGAGGAGCTCCGAAAATCATCGCCGCCATCATCGACCGCACCGAGCAGGTCCGTACGGAGCGGACCATCCGCCGGGCGCTGGAGAACGAACGGGAACTCAACGAGCTGCGCACCCGGTTCACCTCGATTGTTTCGCATGAGTTCAGGACTCCGCTGGGCATCATCATGTCCGCCATCGAGCTCCTGCGGAACTACTTCGACCGGCTGGATCTGGAGCGCCGCAAGGAGTTGTTCGACGACATCCATTCCGCCACCCGCCGGATGGGCGTCCTGATGGAACAGGTCCTGGTGCTGGGCCGGGCGGACGTCGGCAAGCTGACCTTCACTCCGGTGCCCATTGATCTTCCCAGCGTTTGTGAGAAACTGGTCGATGAGTCCCAGTCCGCGACCGTCATGCGCTGTGTGGTGGACATCCACTTTGAGGATGATCTTTCGGGCGCCATGTCGGATGAGCCGCTTCTCCGCCATATCTTCACCAATCTCCTCTCCAACGCCGCGAAATATTCCCCGGAAGGCTCCAAGGTGGAGTTCCGGGTCCGCAGGGACGGCTATGATGCCTTGTTCGATGTCATCGACCGGGGGATCGGCATTCCGGAGGAAGACCAGCCGCGAATTTTCGAAGCCTTCCAGAGGGCCGGCAACGTGGGGGAAATCTCGGGAAGCGGTCTGGGCCTGTTGATCGCCAAGCGCTGCGTCGAGATGCACGGCGGTGAGATCGGGTTCGTTTCCGCTCCCGGGGAAGGGACCACGTTCACCGTCCGGCTGCCGATCTTCTCCTGAGCGGAAGCCGGCTAGCGTGAAAGCTTGGGCCGATATTCATCCACCACCTCGCAAAGCCGGATCCAGGCGGCCCGCGTTTCTTCGTCGAAGCTTTTGCCCAGCACGTTGGAAAGCATCAGCAGCAGGGCGGCCGCCACATTCTTGAAGTTGTCGGCTTCAGATTCGTACTCCAGGTGTTTGGCTCCCAGGTCCTCCAGCGCGGGGATCAATTCGTCGGGCTTCTCCAACAGGCTCAATGCATTGGCGAGCTTGTCCATCAGCGTGAACGCCCTTGATTCGATGTCCGTGTCGAATGATGCCCGCAGCTCCGGATTCAGCTTGAAGAGGTTCTGATAGAAGACCAGAGCCGCCACATGGCTCTGTCGTTCCAGAAGGGCGAATGACTTTCGCAAGCGGTGTTTCTGGTCCGGGGGCAGCACTCCTTCAGGAAAACATGGAATTTTCTTCCCGGCACTCCGACTTTGGTCGGATTAAATAGTGCATTTTTGCGGGCATGTGTAAAAAGTGGGCTCAGCCACCCCGCCATGAAGAAGATTCTCGTCATTGAAGACCAAGCGCCGATGCGTCGGAATATTGCATTGATGCTTGAGATGGAAGGATTTGCGGTGATCACCGCGGAGAACGGGAGGATCGGCGTGGAGCAAGCCCTCAAGGATTGTCCGGATCTGGTGATCTGTGATGTGATGATGCCGGAACTGGACGGCCACGGAGTGGTGCAGACCTTGCGGGCTTCTCCGGAGACCGCCACCGTGCCGTTTATTTTCCTCACCGCCCGCAGCGACAAAGGTGACCTCCGGATCGGCATGAACTTCGGCGCGGACGATTATCTGATCAAACCGGTGGTCCGGGAGGACCTGCTGGCTGCGGTCGAGGTGCGGCTCGCCCGTGCGGAAGCGATCGAGGCCCGCCTCCAGTCCGCCACGACCGCCAATGGCGTCGGCTTCAGTCCGGATTTCTCTTCCCATGAACCTCTCGGCGGCCTCGGCCTCACCAACCGTGAGGCGGAGGTGCTGCTATGGGTGGCGCAGGGCAAGAGCAATGGTGATGTCGCCGGGATCCTCGGGATGAGCGAAAAAACGGTGAAGCAGCACATGGGCAGTGTTTTTGAGAAGCTCGGTGTCGAGAACCGCAACGCGGCCGCGATGCTGGCCGTCGAGGTGCTGAGCCGGCCGAAGGTGAAGTGAGTCCCGCCGGCGCTGCGGAGATATCATGTGCCCAATACACAGGATCACGTAAGAGACGATCCGCGATCCATCGGTTAGATTCATCCCGATTGCCTTCGGGGGGACACCCGATTGTCAATTATATGTGTGTGTGAGGCGGATCGGTTGGCTGCCGGTCCGCCTCTTTCACATATCATTCCGCGACCTCTATCTCGTCCTGAAGACCTCGCTTTTGAGGCATTCCACTACCAGCGAGCGGAGACCCTGGTTGTCCTTCTCCGCTGCCTTGAGGATGTCCTCCACGGCGAAATCATCCGCTGTTTCCATCAGCCGGCCGGTACTGTAGGCGAGCATCTGGCGGACCAGATGGCGGGTGAAAAGTCCGCTGCGTGTTTCGAGGACGATCTTCCGGAATCCGGCGAAGTCCTGGTAGCCTTCCCCGGATGGGAACTCGCCGGAGGAATCGACCTTGGGCGCCCCGCCTTTCTTGGGCTTCGGGTAGTACTCGCGCCAGCGGCCCACCGGGTCGAAGCTCTCCAGGCTGAAGCCGAGGGGGTCGATCTTCCGGTGGCATTCCGCGCAGGTCTTGTCCGAGCTGTGCTTTGCCAGCCGTTCGCGGATGGTGGTGGCCCCGGAGACATCCGGCTCGATGGCGGGCACCTCATCCGGTGGTGGTGGCGGATGGATGCCCAGCAGATTCTCGCTGACCCAGACTCCGCGTGTGACGGGGGAGGTTTCCACTCCGTTCGCACTGACGGTGAGGACTCCTGCCATGCCCATCAGGCCGCCGCGGTGGGCGTTGCCTTTCAGGTTGACCTTCCGGAATCCATCCGCAAGGCGCAGGGATTGTTGCTCCGGCAGGCCGTAGAGCTTCGCCAGTTTCTTGTCGGCGAAGGTGTGTTCGGCGTTCAGGAAGCCTGCCACCGGGCCATTGTGGGTGAGCATGTCCTGGAAGAACAACCTCACCTCTTCCTTCATGGAGGACGGCAGATCCTCCGCGTAGTAAGAGCGGTTCGTTTCACGGGGTGGTGGCATGCCGCCGAGATCCCGCAGATTCAGCCAACTGTCGGTGAAGCCCTGGATGAATCCGCTCACCTGCTTGTCGGCCAGCATGCGCTGGATCTGCTTTTCCAGCTCCGCGTCTTCAGTGAGCTTGCCGGACTTGGCGGCTGCCAGCAGCTCCGCATCCGGCGGCGCGCTCCACAGGGCGTAGGAAAGACGAGTCGCCAGATCGTAAGGTTTCAACGCCTGTGACGGTTCCTCCGTGATCTCACTCAGATAGATGAAGGAGGGCGAGCATAGGATGAGCTTGAGCGCATCCAGCGCGGCCTGCCGCGGTGTGGCCTTTTCCGCCAGCCTCTTCTCATGGAGCGCGCGGATCGGCTGGCGGTCGCTGTCCGTGAGCGGGCGGCGGTAGGCCTTTTCGGCGAAGGCGTGGAGTTGCTCCAGGGCCCGGCTTTCCTGGAAGCCTTCCTTTCCGAATACGGCGCGCTCTTCCGCGCCGCCGCCCTCTTCCTTGAGGGGGCCGTGGATCTTGATCTCGCTGATGCGGATGTGCGGCAGTTTGCCTTCCTCCAGCAGGATGGCGCGGCTCACGTCCGACTTCTCCGTGCGTCCGCCGAAGTCGTCCTTGTAACGCTTGTTCACGTTGATGACGGAGGCGCGGGACTCATACGGTCCGTTCGGGAAGATGAAGCGCGGCGTCTGCCCGCCTTCCAGCCAGACGCGGAACTTCAGCCGGGTGGGCTTGTCATCCGGCACCGTGGAGCTGGCCAGCAGAGGCTCGATGGACTGCGGGTAGTGGATATGGCCCTTCGTGACGTCCCCGGGGACGACTCCGATGATGAAGGGCTCGGAAAAGTCGATGCCGAAGATCTCCGGGTCGTAGTGGGTGTCCCGGTGCATGGCCTGCGCCTCCACCTCCAGGTCGTAGAGACCGGAAACGGGCACCCCTTTCTTGAAGTCCTCGATGTGGCCGTAGCCACCCTGCCGGGTGTCCGTGTTCGGCTGTTCGTAGAGGTTCAGGTAGCGGAAGTTGAAGACCTTTTTGTGTGATCCCTGCAGCTCCTCATATTGGACGAAATTGCTGTTGAAGGTCCACGTCTGTGGCTCCGTGGGCGGCTTGCCCAAGCGGGTTTCCACCAGCCGGTTGGCCGCCTGGAAATATTGGTCCACCAGGAAGCTGGAGGTCACCAGCGACTGGCCGATGGTGTCCAAATGCTGGGTGGTCTTTTCCTTCGGAAAATCCGCCGTCAGGCCCAGCGTGTCCAGCCGCCGTCCGAACAGCGTGGTGAGCGTGTTCTCATACTCCCGGCTGGAAAGCCGCCGCATCACCGTGCGTCCGCCGGAACTGGCGATCTTTCCGCGTGCCGCCTGGGAGCCTTCCCGCAGCACCCGCAGCACCGCCAGACGCTCCTCGTCGTCCGGTTGGTCCGCCTTTTTCGGCGGCATCTCCTTCAGCGTGATCTGGTCGATGATCTCCTTCGCGGAAATGAGCGCCGCTTCGGAATCCAGCGGCAGCTTGAACGTCTCGAACTCCCGGTCGCCCTTCTCTGACTCCTTGTCATGGCAGTCCAGGCAGTAGTTCCCCAGGAAATCCTGCAGAATCCTCTGCTGGGAAGCCGCGTCCTCCGCGGAGGCGAAACCGGCGGCCGCCAGTATGGCGAGACCGCTGACATGGAAAGCTGGCAGGCGCATCAGGAGAAGCGGCCGGTGCTGCTGCCGAACGAATCCGTCTCCACGCCCATCTTCTGCGCGATGTCCACGAAGAGGTTGCAGAGCGGCACCTTGTTGATGCCGTCGCGCGGCACCTCGCGGAACTCGCCGTGGCTGTAGCCGCCACCCGCCAGGATGATGGGCAGGTCGGAGTTCTTGTGCGTGTTCGCGTCGCCGATGCCGCTGCCGAAAAGCACCGTCGTGGAGTCCAGCAGCGACCGCTCCCCGTCCTGCATCTTCGAGATGCGGGTGAGGAACTTGCCGAAGTGCTCGATCTGGTATTTCTCCAGCGCGATCAGGTGGGCGATGGCCTCCGGATCGTTTCCGTGGTGGGACAGGCCGTGGTAGGATTTGTCGATGCCCAGGTTCTGCGGCAGGAAGTCCCCACCGATCTCCAGCGTGGCGATGCGGGTGGAGTCCGTCTGCAGCGCCAGCGCGATCAGTTCATACAACAGCGGCAGATCCTCCACCGTGTTGCGGTTCGCCGGCTTCTCGAAAGGGGCCGCGGGCTTCGGCTGGCTGGCCCAGCGCTTGCGCAGTTCCAGGCGCTTCTCCACATCGCGGACGGAGGTGAAATACTCGTCCAGCTTGTCCTTGTCCTCCTTGTTCACCTGGCGGGAGAGGCGGTTCGCATCCTCGAGCACGGAGTCCAGAATGGAGGCCTGCACGTGGTTCTCCTGCACGCGGCGCACCTGCCGCTCCTTCGGGTCGCTGATGAAAAGCTGCTCGAAAAGCTGGGCGGGACCGGTGATCGGCGGCACCCGCACGCCGGATTTCGTCCATGCGATCTGGCAGCCACCGTGGATCCCGCCTTCGGAGCCGACCGTCAGCGACGGGAAGCGGGTAGCGAAGCCCACCTCATCCGCGAGGTATTGGTCGATGCTGACGTTTCCATCCGGGCGGTTCTGCGCCTCGGAGTTCAGCACGCCGGAGAGGAAGGAGTGCACCGCGAAGTGTCCGCCCTTCACGCCGTGGTCCAGACCCCGGAACAGGGTCATCTGGTGGCGGTTGTCCCACAGCGGTTCCAGCAGCGTCGTCTTCTCGTAGCTGCGGCCCGTGGTGGTCGGGAAAAGCTGTTTTACCTGATAGCCCAGCAGATTGCCGATCGCCACGAAACGGTTCGCACCGGCGCCGGCTCCCTTGGTCGCCTGCAGTGCGGAATTTCCCGCCGGATTTGCCATGAGCGACGGCAGCCCCGGCAGTGCGAGGGACGCCCCGAGGGACTGGAGGATGAAACGTCGGCGGTTCATGGGTTGGGGATTCCCGACCGCTACGGCGGTCCCGGAGATCTTCTTTCAGAATGAGGACCGCTTTGGGGGGAGGGCGGACTTCGTCCGGAGTGTTGCCCCGGGATCAAATGGGAGAAAAAAAACCGGGGCCGCCGAAATCCCTTTTTTTCAGCGGCCCCGGGCCCTCGGGGGGGCAATTGTGCTATCCCTTACACGAGGAAGACCATGGCACCAAATCGGCCACCTTTCCATACCGCGATCACGTGTGATCGATGGATTTGCGGAAAGCCTTCCGCATGGGAATGAGGTGGCCGAAGGGACTCTCACAAACCGAAGAAGTCGGAATCCCGCATCAGAAAAAATCAGCGATGGAGGCGGAGGAGGGAATCGAACCCTCGAATGACGGTTTTGCAAACCATTGCCTTACCACTTGGCTACTCCGCCATCGCTGTGTAACGCGGGGCCGAGTGATTACGCCCCGTGGCGGGGGTTGTCAATGCCCGGATTCATCCGATGGTGGATGAAATCGCGGCACCGAGGGCGGAGATGGCGAAATCCAGTTCCTCCGGGGTGATGCCGAGCGGGGGCATGAGGACGATGGTGTCGAGGATGGGGCGGGTGAGCAGGCCGTGTTTCGCGGCTTCGCGGCAGACGGCCTCGCCGGTTCTGGCCTCGCGGGGGAAGCGTCCGCCGTCAGGCTGGCGCAGCTCGATCCCGGCGACGAAGCCGCATTGCCGGATGTCGTGGATGACCGGGTGGCGGGATTTCATTTCAGTGAGCCGTTCGATCAGTTGGCGGATCTTCGGCTGGAGGTTTTCCAGGGTGTTCTCCCGTGCGAACAGCTCCAGCGATGCCAGCGCGGCGGCGCAGCCCAGCGGATTCGCGGTGTAACTGTGGCCATAGTAGAAGGCCTTTTCCGCTTCGCCGAGGAAGGTGGAGTAGATCTGCTCCGTGGTGAGCGTGGCGGCCAGCGGCAGGTAGCCGCCGGTCAGGCCCTTGGCGAGGCACAGGAAGTCCGGGATGACGTCCTCATGCTGGCAGGCGAACATGCGGCCCGTGCGGCCGAAGCCGGTCATCACCTCGTCGAGGATGAGATGCACGCCATTGGCGGAACACCACTCCCGCAGCGTGCGGAGCATGCCCGGCGGCCAGGGGCGCATCTCGTTCACGCCCTGGATCAGCGGCTCGATGATCACCGCTGCCACGTTCCCGGCATCCACCGACGCGAGATCCTCCGTGGCGGAAAGGTGGATGGCCGGAAAGCCATGCGCCCGTGTCTGGAACCGTGCCACCCCACCGAGCGAGGAGGCCCCGAGGGTGTCACCGTGATACGCATCGTGGAAGGCGATGAAGTGCGTCCTTTCCGGTGCGCCGGACTGGCGTTGTGCCTGGAGGGACATTTTCAACGCGCACTCGATGGCGGTGGATCCGTCGTCGGAGAAAAAGACCCGTTCGAGCGAGCCAGCGGGAAAAAGTGCTGCCAGCTTTTCCGCCAGTTCCGCCGCCAAGGGATGGGTGAAGCCCAGGAAGGACGAGTGGGAAATTTTCCCGAGCTGCGCGGAAATGGCCGCATTCAGCTCCGGGTGGTTGTGGCCGTGGATGTTCGTCCAGATGGAGGAGTTCCCGTCGATGTAGCGCCTGCCCTCGGAATCATGCAGCCACACGCCCTCCCCGTGGGTGATGACCACCGGCTCACTCTCCGGCGCGCACCATTCCGCCTGGCGGGTGAACGGGTGCCAGCAATGCGTCTTGTCGAAATGGAGCCAGCGGGCGGTGTCGTCGCGCATGCGGGGAGTGAAGAGGGAAGAAGGGAAATTGGGAAGTGTTCCGGCTTTTCCGACCGCGAATGGACGCGAATCAAAGCGAATCAGGTGGGGTATCCCGATCATTTTCGTAAAATTCGCGTCCATTGGCGTTCATTCGCGGTTTTCCCATTCCTCCCCCGGCGTTGACGGGGCGCGGCGGGGGGGATATGCGTGCGGCCCCGCTTTTCCGCCGATGTCCATCTCCGCCTACGCCACTCCTTCGCCCCCGCTCGAGCGGGAGGTGAAACGCCGCCGTTCCTTCGCGATCATTTCGCACCCGGACGCGGGCAAGACCACGCTCACGGAAAAGTTCCTCCTCTACGGTGGCGCCCTCAATCTGGCGGGTTCCGTCACCGCGCGGAAAAACCAGCGGGCCACCACCTCCGACTGGATGGAGCTGGAGAAGCAGCGGGGTATCTCCGTTTCCTCCACCGTCCTCCAGTTCGAATACAAGGACTGCGTGGTGAACATCCTGGACACGCCGGGGCACAAGGACTTCTCGGAGGACACCTACCGGGTGCTCACCGCCGTGGACGCCGCGGTCATGGTGGTGGATGCGGGTAAGGGTATCGAAAGCCAGACACGCAAACTGTTCGAGGTCTGCCGCCGCCGTGGCGTGCCGATCTTCACCTTCATGAACAAGCTGGACCGTCCGGCCCGGCCATCGCTCGACCTGCTGGACGAGCTGGAGAGCGTGCTCGGCATCGCCGCCTATCCGCTCAACTGGCCGCTCGGTGACGGCCCCCGTTTCAAGGGCGTCTATGACCGCGAGCACAAGCAGGTCCACCTGTTCGAGCGGACCGTCCACGGCGCCTACCGCGCTCCGGTGAGCGTGAAGGGCATCGAGGACGAGAGCGTGAAGAACGCCATGGATGAGAAGACCTACCAGCAGGTCTGCGATGAGCTGGAACTGCTGGAAGGCGCCGGTGCCGACTTCGACATCTCCGCCGTGCTGGCCGGGGAACTCACGCCCGTCTTCTTCGGCTCCGCCGCGAACAACTTCGGTGTCCAGCTCCTGCTCGACCGCTTCCTGGAACTTTCCCCGCCGCCGCTGGTGAAGGAAACCGAGAACGGCCCGATCAACCCCGCCTCGGAAAAATTCTCCGCCTTCGTCTTCAAGATCCAGGCGAACATGAACCCGAAGCACCGCGACCGCGTCGCCTTCATCCGCATCGTCTCCGGAAAGTTCGAGCGCGACATGAACGTGCTCAACACCCGCAGCGGGGAAAAGATGCGCCTTTCCAACTCCCAGCGCCTCTTCGCCCGGGACCGGGAAACGGTGGACGATGCCTTCGCCGGGGATGTCGTCGGCCTCGTCGGCAACCACGACCTGCTCATCGGCGACACGCTCGCGGAGAGCAAGCAGGTCGTCTTCGATGAGATCCCGCGTTTCGCCCCGGAGTGCTTCTCCTGGCTGCACAACAAGAGCACCGCGAAATACAAGCGCTTCCGTGATGGTCTGGCCCAGCTTCTCAAGGAAGGAGTCGCCAGCGAGTTCACCCTGCTGGAGCAGAGCGGTTCACAGATCCCACTGCTGGGTGCCGTGGGTCCGCTCCAGTTCGAGGTGCTCCAGCACCGCCTGGAGGGGGAATATGCCGCCGAAACCCGCCTGGAGCAGGCGGATTGGTCCATCGCCCGCTGGCTGAAGCCGAAGGAAGGCGACCCGCTGGCACCGGAGGCGCGTCCATCGCTCTCGCTCGGCACCACGCTGGCCCGGGATTCCAACGGCTGGCTCGTCGCCCTGCTTCCCAGCGAGTGGGCGTTCAAGACCTTCGCCGACAAGAACGAGGACTGGATCATTTCGGAACAGCCGTTCCCGCCGCCGGTGTCCGCCTGAGGCTGCCGCCGGATCATCCGTTGTCATCAGGGGGAACTGGTGCATCATTCCGCCGGTGGAAGGAAAGGACCATGCGGACTCCGGAGAGGCAGCCCGAAAGCGGGGCTGGTGGAGGCGCTGGCTGTGGGATCCCGTCGTAGGCCAGCTCAAGCAGGGGATTTCCCCTGACAAGCTGGGCTGGACCATCGGCGCGGGCATCACGCTCGGGATTTTTCCTGTCCTCGGTACCCGCGCCTGGCTCTGCCTGCTGGCTGGGTGGTGGTTCAAGCTGAACCAGCCGGTGCTGCATTCATTCAAGAGCCTCGTCTATCCGCTGCACGTCGCCTTGATCATCCCGTTCATCCACCTTGGGCAATGGCTGTATGGAAAGGAAGGGGTGCGCCTTTCATTCGAGTTCCTGCGCACCCAGTTCGCGGAGGATCCGTGGGGTTTCTGGCAGGAGTTTGGCTGGATCATCCTCCGCGCGGCCAGTGCGTGGTTGCTGGTCGCGCCGTTCGTCCTGGTCGCCGTGAAATTCGCCGTCACCCCCATCCTGCGGCGGGTGGGGCTGAAGGAAAAGCCGGAGAAGCCATGAAGTTCTTCCGGAGACCAATGGTGGCTTGGCGGAGCATCGGGGATGCCGGAGCATCTCCCGTGTTCCGGATGCTTTCCTCCATCATCGTTCCAGTGGTCTGCCTGCTCACCGGAGCCTGCACCATGATCCCGGCTCCGGAGGTGAAGACCGTCCGCAATATCGTCTTTTCCCGGCCTGACTGGCCGAAACCGATGAAGGCTCATGTGGATCTGCCAAAGGGTGAAGGTCCCCATCCGGCGGTTCTCCTCCTCCACGGCGGCGGACTGGCGGACAGCGGCGGGCGCTGGCAGATGGGGGGCATCGCCGGAAGGCTGGCGCGGCGTGGCTACGTGGTGGTGAACTCCACCTACCGCACCGTGCCGAAGTACCAGCACCCGGTGCCGCTGGAGGATGTGCGGGAAGCGCTGCGCTGGATGAGGAGCGATGCCGGTGCCGCCCACGGCATCGACCCGCAGCGGATCGCGGTTTTCGGTTATTCGGCGGGCGGCTACCTTGCCTCGCTGGCGGCGCTCACCGAGCCGGCGGGGCCGACCCGGGTGAAGGCGATCGTCGCCGGTGGCGCACCTTCCGACATGATCTTCTATGCGGAGGGGGATCTGGTGCCGGAATATCTGGGAGGCCGCCTTTACGAAGTGCCGGAGC comes from the Luteolibacter sp. SL250 genome and includes:
- the bioA gene encoding adenosylmethionine--8-amino-7-oxononanoate transaminase, producing the protein MRDDTARWLHFDKTHCWHPFTRQAEWCAPESEPVVITHGEGVWLHDSEGRRYIDGNSSIWTNIHGHNHPELNAAISAQLGKISHSSFLGFTHPLAAELAEKLAALFPAGSLERVFFSDDGSTAIECALKMSLQAQRQSGAPERTHFIAFHDAYHGDTLGASSLGGVARFQTRAHGFPAIHLSATEDLASVDAGNVAAVIIEPLIQGVNEMRPWPPGMLRTLREWCSANGVHLILDEVMTGFGRTGRMFACQHEDVIPDFLCLAKGLTGGYLPLAATLTTEQIYSTFLGEAEKAFYYGHSYTANPLGCAAALASLELFARENTLENLQPKIRQLIERLTEMKSRHPVIHDIRQCGFVAGIELRQPDGGRFPREARTGEAVCREAAKHGLLTRPILDTIVLMPPLGITPEELDFAISALGAAISSTIG
- a CDS encoding peptide chain release factor 3, with translation MSISAYATPSPPLEREVKRRRSFAIISHPDAGKTTLTEKFLLYGGALNLAGSVTARKNQRATTSDWMELEKQRGISVSSTVLQFEYKDCVVNILDTPGHKDFSEDTYRVLTAVDAAVMVVDAGKGIESQTRKLFEVCRRRGVPIFTFMNKLDRPARPSLDLLDELESVLGIAAYPLNWPLGDGPRFKGVYDREHKQVHLFERTVHGAYRAPVSVKGIEDESVKNAMDEKTYQQVCDELELLEGAGADFDISAVLAGELTPVFFGSAANNFGVQLLLDRFLELSPPPLVKETENGPINPASEKFSAFVFKIQANMNPKHRDRVAFIRIVSGKFERDMNVLNTRSGEKMRLSNSQRLFARDRETVDDAFAGDVVGLVGNHDLLIGDTLAESKQVVFDEIPRFAPECFSWLHNKSTAKYKRFRDGLAQLLKEGVASEFTLLEQSGSQIPLLGAVGPLQFEVLQHRLEGEYAAETRLEQADWSIARWLKPKEGDPLAPEARPSLSLGTTLARDSNGWLVALLPSEWAFKTFADKNEDWIISEQPFPPPVSA
- a CDS encoding alpha/beta hydrolase, which produces MLSSIIVPVVCLLTGACTMIPAPEVKTVRNIVFSRPDWPKPMKAHVDLPKGEGPHPAVLLLHGGGLADSGGRWQMGGIAGRLARRGYVVVNSTYRTVPKYQHPVPLEDVREALRWMRSDAGAAHGIDPQRIAVFGYSAGGYLASLAALTEPAGPTRVKAIVAGGAPSDMIFYAEGDLVPEYLGGRLYEVPERFYEASPANYVTKSSPPIFLYYGARDRLVRPEHPLLMAETYRKAGARHEVREIPRLGHITTFLFSSREVDEAIGFLDGVLKQ